The sequence below is a genomic window from Nicotiana tomentosiformis chromosome 6, ASM39032v3, whole genome shotgun sequence.
attttcaaggaaaaacattggggtaagtaattctaactcggatttggtcaatatacacgaatatatcattggttttcaccatttaattagtgttttgatattgaaattttggaaaattttagaaatctcatagaaacgaatttttgagatttcggtgttgattcggagtcggatttgagtgaaactggtatggtaggagtcgtaattgaatgggttgtcggattttgtgagtttcgtcggatttcaagacgtgggccccacatgcaatttttgagttaatttcagatttttattaaaaaatatagtatttttctcatggaatttattttataatttttgttgagtatatcgaattattttggctagattcgagccatttagagttggataatcgaggaaaatgtctacttgtggattaaattggagcaagtcgaggtaagtaactagtctaactttgtgtggaggaaatccccctaggattggtattgatgtgataattgtaatgtgttgaaagtcgtgtacacgaggtgacgagtgtgtacacgggctaaatgtaaaaATCTCtggtttttaaattgtgtatatctctgtcacacattaattaaattattttatccgattatattcatcatcattgatctattttacaTTCCTAAATTTGCATgacatttttcctactaattatttttacgtgtttaattgaaactttgctttcttttattctgtgcattatttgaaggttgaattttcttaaattaactattattaaaaatgaaatattttacaTTTATTAATTGGATGTtaagtcaagatgttaaatttgtgaaaatattatttttgctaaatattttgtgaagatttttgtattcattgtgattgagccgtgagctccgcATTGTgaaaataatggatattattttgctgaatatcTATTGAAGACTTTTGTATTTACTGTGATTGAgttgtgagctccttattgtgaaaaaatattctggttgttgatttattttggcaagttgaaatatttgggcgcttgaggtgcaaattgtgatatattgtgatattgatacgcatgtagtggtataaggtctgagtgttgaaacgcatgtggtgagataagggtggcttgatacacgtggctagtaggggaactgctagaagtcatgcggtgtgataagggtggctaaaacgcgggatgctattttgggtaaaatattttctttaaaattaaatgtgaaggctcccgcggttatataaggaaatgagatattgtgaatttatttatgatttgggactacgaggcggtatctcgggagtgcccttgttgatatttctttatggttgcatttgcctttgattaaatatcgtgattttcttaaagttgtaaatttctgttttcctgCCGCAAGGTATTACTTGCCCTTATTCTGTGAAATTtgatggtgacatactacttgattcattttcattgtcatttattgttattatattgttaaacatgtcaccatgtcttttgttattccagtagggtctgacctgacctcgtcactactctaccgagattaggcttgacacttactgggtaccgttgtggtgtactcatactacgcttctgcgcatcttttgtgcagatccaggtacttcttaccagcccaaatATCAGTGAGTCAccggtgtacggagacttcaaggtatatctgcgagtgtccgcagactccgaagtccccttctatcttattatgttgtcttcctcatttgttttagactctgatgtatagagacataaagaataaatttttagaagcttgtgacttatttctaccgggttttgggagttgaaattgttaaattgcagtttttatttattcGACTATTAAGGATTAAATTTCAATTTTGTATTCAGttatattccgcattgataggcttacatactcttagagactaggtgtcaccATGACATCCtgcggaggaaatttggggtcgtgacacataaataacaataattttcataaaatattcCTACAAAAACCCTCATACAACCATAGTGGGATAATACGGTTTGTTCTTTTATTGAGATAGTGATATACTGTTACTTCTGGCTGCTGGTGCTTTTCTTCTTCAGTAGGCTTCCAAATTTGTGAAACAaaggtttcttcttcttctggctttgctgcttagTAGGAGATGTTCCACCATTCTCATGGTTTTCCTTTGAATATAACCCGTTTATCTGGTCACAGCTCTCTCCACCATTATTAGCCTTTAATTCTGATTCTTGTTCCGCTTCTCTTTCCGGAGAGAAGTCTTTGGCCCCAATCTTGCAGCGTTCCGACATTTTACAATCACTTTCTGCTACATTATCATCTTCCTTTTCTTTGCTCACAAACTCTTTTAGCCCCCCATTTGAATTCTGTACTAGTATAGAGGCCTTAAGAGCTTCAACATGTGAGTTGGTGTTGACATCTTCAGGTTTTTCTTCAACATGTTGCTCAGATTGGTAAGGTGGAAGTTCCATCTTAGCCTTATCTACTCTTCCCCCTCCATTTTGTTCAGAGAATGTCACTACTCTTGGGAGCATATCATAGTCTTTTTCGCTATCACAAAGCTCTCCACTTGCTTCAGGTTGCTTTTTGGCTAATGATCCTTCAAGCAACAAGGACAACTCCTCAACTTTCTTGAAAGATGCAGCTTCTCTAATTCGCAGCTCCTCATTTTCGCGAACAATATTCTGCACTTCCTCTTCTTTGTCCATTAAACATTCCTTCAACCTCACGTTCTCATCCTTTTCTTTGCCAAGAACCTCCTTTAAATAGGTTACCTCAGATTCAGCTTCCTTTAGGGAATTCTTCAAATGAGCTTCTTCATCTTTTTTGGCAGAAGCTACTTCCTCAGCATCTTTTAGCAGATTTACTAGTTGGCTTATTTCTTTTTCCATTGAAGAATTTTCTTCTTCGGTTTTCTTCATGCAACTCATTAAATGAAGCTCCTTTTCCTCCCACTCAGCCTTCAATTTCAGGTGCTCATCCTTAGATTGTCCAATCGAAATGGTGAGAAAATCAAATTTCTCTTTTGCTTCGTCAAGCATGCTTTCATACTTCTCCTCTGTTGCTTTTAGTAGCaacttcaaatcttcaagttgTGTTTCACAATGTTGATGTTCAGCTTGGCTAGAAAACAACCTTTCTTTGGCTTCTCTTGCCTCTGAAGAAACCTCATGCCAAGCTGACACCATACTTTCCATTGCCTTCTTACTTTTTTCATCCTCCTCCGTGGAGCTTTCCAAATCATTTATAAGTCTGCTTTTTTCTTCTAATAGGATTTGAACACTGTCTGCTGCTTGTTTCTCATTCTCCATAGCCTGAATCTTCTCTTTCTTCACTGTTTCAAGAGCAGATATAAGAGAATCAACCTTCTTCCTCATCTCAGAAGCCTCTTCCTTGGCCATTTGAGCACGATGTTCTGATTCCTCACGATCGCCTTTCTGCCTTGCCATTGACATCTCCGCTATACCCAAATTCTCCTTGAGACATGCAATCTCAGATTCTGCATCATTCAATGAATCTTTGCTTGCTTCCAGTTGTTTCATCACCGACTCCAGAGTTACTGATGCAGATCTCTCCAAATGATGCGCTTCCTCAGCCTGAACCTTCTTCTTCCACTCCTCTATCAGATTATGTGCGTAAGATTCAGCCATCTTAGCAGCCTCTAAATCGACATTAAGTTGCTTCACCATAGCTTCTTTTTCCACCACTTTAGCTTCATAAGTTTTTGCTTTCTCTAGTTCTTCTTTCAGCATCTCCACCTCATGTTTGAGATTTTCCACCAGCTTATTCTTCTCACGAATCTCTGTTTCATTCCAGAAGTTACCGGAATCAAGTAAAGATCTCATTCTCACTAACTCGGCCGAGAGGATTTCCACCTTCTCTGCATGCATATTAGCAATTTTTGTGGCATCCTCAGCACTGCTAAGCGCCTTATTTTTGACATCACAAGCCATGGCCAATTCACGCTTTGCCCGTTGAAGTTCCTGTGTGGCAGAGAGGAGAGCAGCCACATCCACAGCATGTTGGTTCCTAACAGTTTCGATCTCCTTCTTCCATTCCTCTTCTTTCTTTTGAGCAGCTTCAATACCCACCTGTTCCATCTCAACAGCACGAAATGTTTCAACTTCAGAGTTCTCTTCAGCTTGCTTTCGAGCTACCAAAGCTTCTCTCAGCTTATCATTAGCTTCCTCAGCAAATTTCTGAGCTTCCTTCATTTCTTCAAGAACCTGGACTTTTTCCTTTTCAACCAAAGCCAACTTCTCCTTGGCCTTCTTAAGATCTTCTTGAGCAACATTTAACTCAGTTTGCAGTTCTGATGGCTTCAGTATCCGCGTAGGCTTTTTCTGATAATGATCAAAGTCAAACAGTAATCCATCAGAATGCATAAGTTCCAGAAGACAAAAGTTTCATCTAGACACAAATACCAATTCAAATTTCATAGATAACATTCTTTATTACGATGAAGACTAGCTTTGCTGCAGGAATCACTGTTGGAAAACTATCTAATCACAATAACAAGCCCATATTGTAATCCAACAGGCAATCAGAATCTGTGCCTTAGTAGAAATATGTCACAACATGGCCAAGGCAACGCAACTCAAGTCACATCTCCTCAGTTTCATTTTAAAAGAAAAGGGCTGGACAAACAAGTAATGAACTGCTGTTAATAGAAGTGCATACATAATATCAAGTGGATTTTGTGAAACTCACATCAGGTAGTATACTGAGCTTAGAGGACTGCCGTTCCACAGAAAGCTTAGACATAGCAGATCTAGCAGAGTTATCAACAAAACGACGTGAATTTTGCAAGGGAGAGAGTGAATCGGCATCAGATTTAGCTATTCCCCTGCTCACTCTATTGATCCGAGGAGTTGATGGTGTTGAATTACTAGGAGTTCCATTTGGAGTTGATCTGGTGCTAGTTCAAATATGCAACAATTAGGTAAACCAGATACTCGAAGCAATTCAAAAAATCGCAAGATCAAAATATCAACCTGCCACCCTCCAAGCGTCCAGTTAGTGAAATGCAAACAAATTTAGATGGATCCAAGCCAAAGTTGGAAACTTTTTGTCAAAATACAGCATCCGAGCTATCtctttctcctttttcttttcttcttttttactttttggtAGCATTAGCAAGAAAGAAGTGGATGCACCAGAAATTAGGCCAAATTGAGTGCAACTTTAGATCCTTAAATCAAACTAGATACCACAAcaatctcacgaaaatatgatcCAGCATGCAAGAAGGCAATCAAGCATATCAAGGCACTATTCACTTACAAGGTGCATAATACGGACAAGGGAATTAGAAGGGAAGCTATTTTCTGGAAAGAGGGCAGGTTACAGTCCTAGGACACCTCTTCCTCTAGTGTAAGACGATTCATTAGACATTTGTATTATTAGTGGCAGTTCCATAAAGTTTCAGTTTTCAGCGCATTGGGTTTCTTGTAAAGTTGGACGTATGAAATTTTCTCAAAAGAGAAATGCAGGCTCATGCGCTAAATTTAGAGGCGAATTCAGGATTTTAGATCTTTCTATAGAGTACTAGTTTGTGGTAACgtaatactccctctgtttcaatttatgtgaacctatttcctttttagtccgtgccaaaaagaaagacatctttccttatttggaaacaatttacctttatgcaatgatttatagccacacaaaatatatgtgcttcattctacaccacaagttcaaaaatcttctctcttttcttaaactccgtgcccagtcaaatgggttcacataaattgaaacggagggagtataaatatatattttcctaAAAATTGTTCAGCtgataaaaatatagtatttggCCGCACTCACTGCCAAATACTAAATCCCCCCTGGCTAAGATGGAAAACTCCTAAGCCCCAAGTTGCAACATAGCAAGAAAATATGCAGACAAAAGTTTAAGATGAATAGAAGTCAAGATTCCTTGCTACATAGAATTTTTACTAAGAGGAGTCCAAAAATTTAAAGAAGTAAACTTACGAAGAAGATAAGGGGATTAAACATATACCTCAAAAGCAATTAAAAGTACAGAACCACCCACAGTTTAGGATCAAAGAAAAAGAACCCATGTCACATCCATCAGAACTTACTTGGATTTGGTGGACATGTTGGTGGTGGAAGGCGGAATATTCCAGGAGACGAGAAAGAAGTACCAATTACAACTTAATAAACAAGAATGCTACTTTATCAACAAAAAGCTTATGAGACTATGTCAAGATATCACAATATTGGTACTATAGTATTAGCAGTAGTAGAATAACATCAGTAAACAGCAGATGGATAGAACTGATTGAATTAAGGGATGAATTTACAGAGAAAATCATTTGGGTTGGTGATCTTCTGGCTCCAGAGTGGCCATACTAAAGCAGTTAGCACTTGCGTTTCAGCTTTGTAATTGCAAGGAGGAGTTTACATTTAAGTTTTCACTTAAATAATAAGTAGAGGAAAGAAAGTACCTATTACGTGAATTTTGAAAGGGAGAGGGTGAATGAGCATCAGATTTAGCTATTCCCCTGCTCACTCTACTCATCCGAGGAGTTGATGGTGTTGAATTGCTCGGAGTTGATCTGGTACAAGTTCAAAATATGCAACAATTAGGTAAACCAGATATCCGAAGATCACAACAATATGAAAAAGAGAACACATCGTTACTGACAGTTACACGATTTAGGATCAATATCCATATCGGAACTTACTTGGATTTGGCGGACATGTTGGCGGATTTTTCCAGCAGACAAAGAAACAAGTACGTACAAATTAGTACAAGTTAAGAAACAAGAATGCTACTTTGTGGCTCAGAGAAAATGTAGACACATGGGTAGAACTGATGAAATATTTAGAGAGAAAATCATCTGGGTAGGTGATCTTCTTTCTCCAGACTGGCCATACTATACAAGTTACTTGGTACTTTTTCTATATCAGTTGCAGCTTTTGAATTTCAAGGAGGAATTTACAAGGCTACCTACCCATGCTGAATGAGAGAAAAGAGGTCTTTTGCTTTGGCAGCAGGGGTAGTAGTGGCTTTTTAACAGAACCTAAAGAAAATCGGGCAGGTTTGCTGTTGTTTTCATACGTCTATGCTTACTTTTCTTTTACAGAAAGGAAAAGATAATCTTACAGATCGTTAACCAACTTAATTTATTAATTGATCatcacctctctctctctcttcatgaTTATTCTCAACTCGACTCTTTTTAGTTtaaactgatatatatatatatatatatatatatatatatatatatatatgcaaatgTGTTGATACGATGGCACAGTAATTCTTCATGTCCCTACAGCAAAACAGATAAAAGTCAGGAAGATCAGAAGCTTCATGTTTACGTTTCATGCATTTA
It includes:
- the LOC104103287 gene encoding WEB family protein At3g02930, chloroplastic-like isoform X2 translates to MSAKSKSTPSNSTPSTPRMSRVSRGIAKSDAHSPSPFQNSRNRSTPNGTPSNSTPSTPRINRVSRGIAKSDADSLSPLQNSRRFVDNSARSAMSKLSVERQSSKLSILPDKKPTRILKPSELQTELNVAQEDLKKAKEKLALVEKEKVQVLEEMKEAQKFAEEANDKLREALVARKQAEENSEVETFRAVEMEQVGIEAAQKKEEEWKKEIETVRNQHAVDVAALLSATQELQRAKRELAMACDVKNKALSSAEDATKIANMHAEKVEILSAELVRMRSLLDSGNFWNETEIREKNKLVENLKHEVEMLKEELEKAKTYEAKVVEKEAMVKQLNVDLEAAKMAESYAHNLIEEWKKKVQAEEAHHLERSASVTLESVMKQLEASKDSLNDAESEIACLKENLGIAEMSMARQKGDREESEHRAQMAKEEASEMRKKVDSLISALETVKKEKIQAMENEKQAADSVQILLEEKSRLINDLESSTEEDEKSKKAMESMVSAWHEVSSEAREAKERLFSSQAEHQHCETQLEDLKLLLKATEEKYESMLDEAKEKFDFLTISIGQSKDEHLKLKAEWEEKELHLMSCMKKTEEENSSMEKEISQLVNLLKDAEEVASAKKDEEAHLKNSLKEAESEVTYLKEVLGKEKDENVRLKECLMDKEEEVQNIVRENEELRIREAASFKKVEELSLLLEGSLAKKQPEASGELCDSEKDYDMLPRVVTFSEQNGGGRVDKAKMELPPYQSEQHVEEKPEDVNTNSHVEALKASILVQNSNGGLKEFVSKEKEDDNVAESDCKMSERCKIGAKDFSPEREAEQESELKANNGGESCDQINGLYSKENHENGGTSPTKQQSQKKKKPLFHKFGSLLKKKSTSSQK
- the LOC104103287 gene encoding WEB family protein At3g02930, chloroplastic-like isoform X1, producing the protein MSAKSKSTPSNSTPSTPRMSRVSRGIAKSDAHSPSPFQNSRNSTRSTPNGTPSNSTPSTPRINRVSRGIAKSDADSLSPLQNSRRFVDNSARSAMSKLSVERQSSKLSILPDKKPTRILKPSELQTELNVAQEDLKKAKEKLALVEKEKVQVLEEMKEAQKFAEEANDKLREALVARKQAEENSEVETFRAVEMEQVGIEAAQKKEEEWKKEIETVRNQHAVDVAALLSATQELQRAKRELAMACDVKNKALSSAEDATKIANMHAEKVEILSAELVRMRSLLDSGNFWNETEIREKNKLVENLKHEVEMLKEELEKAKTYEAKVVEKEAMVKQLNVDLEAAKMAESYAHNLIEEWKKKVQAEEAHHLERSASVTLESVMKQLEASKDSLNDAESEIACLKENLGIAEMSMARQKGDREESEHRAQMAKEEASEMRKKVDSLISALETVKKEKIQAMENEKQAADSVQILLEEKSRLINDLESSTEEDEKSKKAMESMVSAWHEVSSEAREAKERLFSSQAEHQHCETQLEDLKLLLKATEEKYESMLDEAKEKFDFLTISIGQSKDEHLKLKAEWEEKELHLMSCMKKTEEENSSMEKEISQLVNLLKDAEEVASAKKDEEAHLKNSLKEAESEVTYLKEVLGKEKDENVRLKECLMDKEEEVQNIVRENEELRIREAASFKKVEELSLLLEGSLAKKQPEASGELCDSEKDYDMLPRVVTFSEQNGGGRVDKAKMELPPYQSEQHVEEKPEDVNTNSHVEALKASILVQNSNGGLKEFVSKEKEDDNVAESDCKMSERCKIGAKDFSPEREAEQESELKANNGGESCDQINGLYSKENHENGGTSPTKQQSQKKKKPLFHKFGSLLKKKSTSSQK